In Paraburkholderia youngii, the genomic stretch GCGGCGGCGGCACCTCGCAGAACGGCCAGTGCGTAAACGTCGCGGTCGTCGCCGATGCGAGCAAGTATCTGAACCGCGTCGTTTCGATCGATCCGCTCGCGGGCGTCGCGGTCGTCGAGCCGGGCGTCGTGTGCGACTCGTTGCGCGATGCCGCCGAACAGCACGGCCTCACGTTCGCGCCCGATCCCGCCACGCATAGCCGCTGCACGCTAGGCGGCATGATCGCGAACAACTCGTGCGGCGCGCATTCGGTGATGGCCGGCAAGACCGTCGAGAACGTCGAGGCGCTCGAAATCGCGACCTTCGACGGCGCGCGTTTCTGGGTCGGCCCGACCTCCGAAGAAGAACTCGAACGCATCATCGTGGCGGGTGGTCGTCAAGGCGAAATCTACGCGGCGCTCAAGCAACTGCGCGACACCTACGCGGAACGGATTCGCGCGAAATTCCCGAAGATCAAGCGGCGCGTGTCGGGCTTCAATCTCGATCAACTGCTGCCGGAAAACGGCTTCAACGTCGCGCGTGCGCTGGTTGGCAGCGAAGGCACTTGCGCGGTCACGTTGCAGGCGAAAGTGAGACTCGTGAAGAGTCCGGCGAGGCGCGTGATCGTCGTGGTCGGCTTCCCCGACATCTATACGGCGGCGGACGCCGTGCCGCATTTCATGCGCTGCGGGCCGATCGCAGTCGAGGGACTCGACCGCGCGATCATTCGCGGCCTGCAGGCGCGCGGGCTGAAGAAGGATGAGATCGCACTGCTGCCCGAAGGCGATGCATGGGTCGTGCTCGAATTCGGCGCGGATACGCAGCATGAAGCACTGCAACAGGCACGCGACGCCGCCGCGTATTTTCAGTCGGGCGCGGCGGGGCCGGAACTCTCGACGGTGCTCGTCGAAGATCGCGCATTGCAGGCGAAGGTGTGGTCGATTCGCGAGACCGGCGCGTCGGCGGTCGCGTTATCGGTGGATCGCGACAAGCCCGATCCGGTGGTCGGCTGGGAAGATGCCGCGGTCGATCCGCTGCGGCTCGGCGATTATCTGCGCGCGTTTCAGGCGCTCGTCGATCGCTATGGCTACGAGACGAGCCTGTACGGCCATTTCGGCGACGGCTGCGTGCACGCGCGCATCACGTTCGATCTGCGCAGCGCGGAAGGTATCGCGACGTGGCGCGGGTTCTTGCGCGAAGCGGCGGAACTGGTGGTCGAATTCGGCGGCTCGCTGTCGGGCGAACACGGCGATGGCCAGGCGAAGGCCGAGTTTCTGCCGATCATGTACGGCCCCGAACTGATGCAGGCGATGGAGCAGTTCAAGGCGATCTGGGACCCGGCGAATCGTTTGAATCCGGGCAAGGTCGTGCATGCATACCGCGCCGACGAAAACCTGCGCACGGGTCCCGCGTACAAGCCGGTGACGCTGCATACGAAGCTCGCGTTCGCGAGTCAGGAAGGCGACGGCTTTCAGCGCGAGATCGAGCGCTGCATCGGCATGGGCAAGTGCCGCTCGCTCGAAGGCGGCACGATGTGTCCGAGTTATCGCGGCACGCGCGAGGAAATGTACTCGACGCGCGGGCGCGCGCATCTGTTCTGGGAAATGCTGCAAGGCGACGTGATCGCCGATGGCTGGAACAGCCGCGAAGTGAAAGAAGCGCTCGATACCTGCCTCGCATGCAAGGGCTGCAAGTCCGATTGCCCGACGCATACGGACATGGCGTCGTACAAGGCGGAGTTCCTTTCTCACTACTATCAAAACAATCGTCGGCCGCGTCAGGCGCTGTTCATGGGGCGGATCGGCGAATGGGCGCCGTGGGCCGCGCGTTTTCCACGCGTGACCAACTTTCTGACGACGGCGCCCGGTTTGTCCGCGCTCGGCAAATGGATGGCGGGCGTGGCGCAGACCCGTGCGTTGCCGCGCTTTGCCGCTACGACTTATAGACGGAGCGCATCGTCGCAAGCATCCGCGCTTGATGCGCGCGGCGGCGACGCAAAGAAAGTGATCCTGTGGGTGGACACGTTCAACGACCACTTCACGCCCGAGATCGCGCGGGCCGCAGCTGATGTGCTGACGCAACTGGGCTGGCGCGTCGTCCTGCCGAAGAAGCGTTTGTGCTGCGGACGTCCGCTGTACGACTTTGGTCTGCTCGAACGCGCGCGCGAGCTGCTCTCACATATCGTCGACGATCTCGCGGACGACATCGCTGCCGGCGTGCCGCTGGTCGGTCTGGAGCCTGGGTGTCTATCGGTGTTCAAGGACGAGTTGCTGAAGCA encodes the following:
- a CDS encoding FAD-binding and (Fe-S)-binding domain-containing protein, with product MDEERRVDERGASNEPRVARPFAGSAAVLQALESDLRQHVRGEVRFDQGSKALYASDASNYRQVPLGVVVPADIDDLLAALAACRRNDVPFLPRGGGTSQNGQCVNVAVVADASKYLNRVVSIDPLAGVAVVEPGVVCDSLRDAAEQHGLTFAPDPATHSRCTLGGMIANNSCGAHSVMAGKTVENVEALEIATFDGARFWVGPTSEEELERIIVAGGRQGEIYAALKQLRDTYAERIRAKFPKIKRRVSGFNLDQLLPENGFNVARALVGSEGTCAVTLQAKVRLVKSPARRVIVVVGFPDIYTAADAVPHFMRCGPIAVEGLDRAIIRGLQARGLKKDEIALLPEGDAWVVLEFGADTQHEALQQARDAAAYFQSGAAGPELSTVLVEDRALQAKVWSIRETGASAVALSVDRDKPDPVVGWEDAAVDPLRLGDYLRAFQALVDRYGYETSLYGHFGDGCVHARITFDLRSAEGIATWRGFLREAAELVVEFGGSLSGEHGDGQAKAEFLPIMYGPELMQAMEQFKAIWDPANRLNPGKVVHAYRADENLRTGPAYKPVTLHTKLAFASQEGDGFQREIERCIGMGKCRSLEGGTMCPSYRGTREEMYSTRGRAHLFWEMLQGDVIADGWNSREVKEALDTCLACKGCKSDCPTHTDMASYKAEFLSHYYQNNRRPRQALFMGRIGEWAPWAARFPRVTNFLTTAPGLSALGKWMAGVAQTRALPRFAATTYRRSASSQASALDARGGDAKKVILWVDTFNDHFTPEIARAAADVLTQLGWRVVLPKKRLCCGRPLYDFGLLERARELLSHIVDDLADDIAAGVPLVGLEPGCLSVFKDELLKQLPNHPLAKKLSTQTYLFADFVARQRFEWPTLEADVIVHGHCHQKALFGMQGDTALLNKLGVRWKLLDTGCCGMAGSFGFNVEHHALSEKIGEDKLFPSVRDAMAANAQTIVLTNGFSCREQIEHGTGRHALHIAQLAQRALAAR